One region of Duncaniella freteri genomic DNA includes:
- a CDS encoding FKBP-type peptidyl-prolyl cis-trans isomerase — MKKILAACGVAAALLGATSCGNSGSSASADKGFADSLSNYLGMTQGMRISADYATIPQEQKDALKKDDILRGFKQVIMTDTTQQGYLTGLSFGLQLAGQLYRYEQAGIPVDRAKVYEAYAKAFKTDSVSMDEMRDAQATFQMLAQQAQQKIMEYYQAQEEAAKAAKENSPEAKENKEKGAAYIQDAIKKDPSIKTTESGLAYKVVNEGTGEPVGKNGSAVVKYKGQLIDGTVFDSNDEGANLSPRGTVPGFGEGIAMMNKGAKYILYIPGELAYGVDGQQQAGIGPNATLIFEVEAIDVTPGK, encoded by the coding sequence ATGAAGAAAATCTTAGCTGCCTGCGGTGTTGCCGCAGCATTGCTCGGCGCAACTTCCTGCGGCAATTCAGGCTCCTCAGCCTCCGCGGACAAAGGATTCGCCGACTCCCTCTCAAACTACCTCGGCATGACCCAGGGCATGCGCATATCAGCCGACTACGCCACTATCCCACAGGAGCAGAAAGATGCCCTCAAGAAGGATGACATCCTCCGCGGCTTCAAGCAGGTGATCATGACCGACACCACCCAGCAGGGCTATCTCACAGGCCTTTCATTCGGTCTGCAACTCGCAGGTCAGCTCTACCGTTACGAGCAGGCAGGCATCCCCGTTGACCGCGCAAAAGTATACGAGGCTTATGCCAAGGCTTTCAAAACCGATTCAGTAAGCATGGACGAAATGCGCGACGCACAGGCAACATTCCAGATGCTCGCACAGCAGGCCCAGCAGAAGATCATGGAGTACTACCAGGCACAGGAAGAAGCCGCCAAGGCTGCCAAGGAGAACTCTCCCGAAGCTAAGGAAAACAAGGAAAAGGGTGCTGCCTATATCCAGGACGCAATCAAGAAGGACCCCTCCATCAAGACCACCGAGAGCGGACTGGCTTACAAGGTCGTGAATGAAGGCACAGGCGAACCTGTAGGAAAGAACGGTTCAGCAGTCGTGAAATACAAGGGCCAGCTCATCGACGGCACAGTGTTCGACAGCAATGACGAAGGCGCAAACCTCAGCCCCCGCGGCACAGTGCCCGGATTCGGCGAAGGTATCGCTATGATGAACAAGGGTGCCAAGTATATCCTCTACATCCCCGGCGAACTCGCTTATGGTGTGGACGGACAGCAGCAGGCAGGCATCGGCCCCAACGCCACCCTCATCTTCGAGGTTGAGGCTATCGATGTGACCCCCGGCAAGTAA
- a CDS encoding FKBP-type peptidyl-prolyl cis-trans isomerase: MEQKELDRISYALGLSMGNNFRASGIQTIDVQDFADGVAAVFCGSEPKMTYDEAKAEIQKFFEAMEAKQKAEADKMAQINAEAGKKYLEENGKRVEVKTTPSGLQYEVLTEGDGPTPKSTDRVEVHYTGKLIDGTVFDSSVERGVPATFGVTQVIPGWVEALQLMKAGSKWRLHIPSQLAYGPNGAGGVIGPNATLIFDVELLKVL; encoded by the coding sequence ATGGAACAGAAAGAACTCGACCGCATCAGCTATGCCCTCGGACTAAGCATGGGCAATAATTTCCGCGCAAGCGGCATCCAGACAATTGATGTGCAGGACTTTGCCGACGGTGTTGCCGCCGTGTTCTGCGGATCGGAGCCTAAGATGACTTACGACGAAGCCAAAGCTGAGATACAGAAATTCTTTGAAGCTATGGAGGCAAAACAGAAAGCCGAAGCTGACAAGATGGCTCAGATCAATGCCGAGGCAGGCAAGAAATATCTCGAAGAGAACGGCAAGCGTGTCGAAGTAAAGACCACACCCTCAGGCCTACAGTATGAGGTGCTCACTGAAGGTGACGGCCCAACACCCAAGTCAACCGACCGCGTGGAGGTGCACTACACAGGCAAGCTCATCGACGGCACAGTGTTCGACAGCTCGGTAGAACGTGGCGTGCCCGCGACATTCGGCGTGACCCAGGTTATCCCCGGATGGGTAGAGGCTCTTCAGCTTATGAAGGCAGGCTCTAAATGGCGTCTGCACATCCCATCACAGCTCGCCTATGGCCCCAACGGAGCCGGCGGAGTCATCGGTCCCAACGCCACTCTCATATTTGACGTGGAGCTCCTGAAGGTGCTTTAA
- the recF gene encoding DNA replication/repair protein RecF (All proteins in this family for which functions are known are DNA-binding proteins that assist the filamentation of RecA onto DNA for the initiation of recombination or recombinational repair.) — protein sequence MRLNELTLSNFKNITETRLELSGKVNCFLGNNGMGKSNLLDAVYFLSFCKSFSGINDRLLISRGEDWAIIKGLYERKGMDEELVMGLSSAKRKSIKRGGKEYQRLSMHIGAFPLVMVAPQDIDLIRGGGEERRRWMDMVISQSDPQYLDALIRYNKGLEQRNRLLRDGCVDPALYGAVEVMMEMSADYLCRARTEWISNLTVIFDRYYTAIAGEGGEHVTLRYESHLNRPGITLATLMDEARRHDEIVKHTSVGPHRDDIEMVLDDMPMRRTGSQGQCKTFTIALRLAQYDFLRESTGMRPILLLDDIFDKLDASRVERIMGLVTGDGFGQIFITDTNRTHLDEIMGRTGGDYRLWRVEGGRFTLQ from the coding sequence ATGCGCCTGAATGAGCTGACATTGAGCAATTTTAAGAATATCACCGAGACTCGACTTGAGTTGTCGGGAAAGGTCAACTGCTTTCTCGGCAACAACGGCATGGGGAAGAGCAACCTGCTCGATGCGGTCTACTTCCTGAGTTTCTGCAAAAGCTTCTCGGGGATAAACGACCGTCTGCTCATCAGCCGTGGAGAGGACTGGGCAATCATAAAGGGGCTTTATGAGCGCAAAGGGATGGATGAGGAGCTTGTGATGGGGCTGTCCTCTGCCAAACGTAAGTCCATTAAGCGTGGAGGCAAGGAATATCAGCGTCTGAGCATGCATATCGGGGCGTTTCCGCTGGTGATGGTCGCCCCTCAGGACATCGACCTTATACGTGGCGGCGGCGAGGAGCGTAGGCGTTGGATGGATATGGTCATATCTCAGAGCGATCCGCAGTATCTCGATGCCCTCATTCGCTACAACAAGGGGCTCGAACAGCGCAACCGTCTGCTCCGTGACGGATGTGTCGACCCTGCCCTCTATGGGGCTGTGGAGGTGATGATGGAGATGAGTGCCGACTATTTGTGCCGTGCACGCACAGAGTGGATATCCAATCTCACTGTCATATTCGACCGATATTATACAGCCATAGCGGGAGAGGGTGGCGAACATGTCACTCTCCGTTACGAGAGCCATCTGAACAGGCCCGGCATAACACTTGCTACGCTTATGGATGAGGCCCGACGTCATGACGAGATTGTGAAACACACGTCCGTGGGGCCTCACCGTGACGATATCGAGATGGTGCTTGACGACATGCCCATGCGCCGCACAGGCTCGCAGGGGCAGTGCAAGACCTTCACCATAGCCCTGAGGCTTGCTCAGTACGACTTTCTGCGCGAGTCGACCGGGATGCGCCCGATTCTTCTTCTTGACGACATCTTCGACAAGCTCGATGCCTCAAGAGTGGAGCGCATCATGGGGCTTGTTACCGGCGACGGATTCGGACAGATATTCATCACTGACACCAACCGCACTCATCTTGACGAAATAATGGGCCGCACCGGTGGGGACTACCGGCTGTGGCGGGTGGAAGGGGGCCGCTTCACCCTGCAATGA
- a CDS encoding DUF721 domain-containing protein: MKRTYPRHIAAIIDEAMDRAGLTDSLNEQRAAAAWADVVGASINRYTSRRYVDHGVLHVYLTSAPLKNELGFVKSRLIETINRWVGVDVVKEIVFH, translated from the coding sequence ATGAAACGTACATACCCCAGGCATATCGCTGCTATAATCGATGAGGCTATGGACCGGGCCGGGCTCACCGACTCTCTCAACGAGCAGCGTGCAGCCGCCGCATGGGCTGATGTGGTGGGCGCATCGATCAACCGTTACACCTCCCGGCGATATGTTGACCATGGTGTGCTGCACGTCTATCTCACCTCCGCTCCGCTTAAAAACGAGCTCGGCTTTGTCAAGAGCCGACTTATAGAGACCATCAACCGTTGGGTGGGTGTCGATGTTGTAAAGGAGATAGTTTTTCACTGA
- a CDS encoding acyl-CoA thioesterase encodes MSDYCEGGIKHFRHHMPLQMRFNDIDMLGHLNNSVYLTFMDLAKTRYFQAALGDKLRWGEIGVVIVNINCDFCKPTFFDDVIEVETAVVAIGEKSLTLEQRVYSPTDDSVRCRCRTIMSGFNPRTMKSEPITAEWREALETYEGKKF; translated from the coding sequence ATGAGCGATTACTGTGAAGGCGGCATAAAGCATTTCCGCCACCATATGCCGCTTCAGATGCGGTTCAATGACATCGATATGTTGGGTCATCTCAACAACAGCGTCTATCTGACATTTATGGACCTTGCCAAGACACGTTATTTCCAGGCTGCTCTCGGCGACAAGCTCCGTTGGGGAGAGATAGGAGTGGTGATTGTCAACATCAACTGCGATTTCTGCAAGCCCACGTTCTTCGATGACGTTATCGAGGTGGAGACTGCCGTGGTGGCGATAGGGGAGAAGAGCCTCACTCTTGAGCAGAGGGTTTATTCCCCCACCGACGACAGTGTGCGCTGCCGTTGCCGCACCATTATGTCGGGCTTCAATCCCAGGACCATGAAGTCCGAACCGATCACTGCCGAATGGCGTGAGGCACTTGAAACCTACGAAGGCAAGAAATTCTAA
- a CDS encoding methyltransferase RsmF C-terminal domain-like protein, producing the protein MLPERFIEMLRGLRLGDAADAIAGGEPEVSVRVNPRKAPVSVENACGQVPWCREGWYLSERPSFTLDPQWHQGRYYVQEGASMFHSHVVRSVIGSDPCPITVLDACAAPGGKTTAVLDALPEGSVVVANEYVPSRAAVLRENIIKWGYPAVIVTRGDTGQFARMGEVFDLIIGDVPCSGEGMMRKDSEAVEQWSPGLVRECAARQWEIVTNLWDALRPGGLLVYSTCTFNREENELTVRRILDELGGESVPVPVVSEWGITPAILEDGTEDSGMHCYRFIPGRTRGEGLFVSVIRKSGEPSCMRAVVPERRSKVKGKAKGAPAVPAEASGWLSDPGAYAVYSEGERVSAFPSVHMPLLQLVRRHVDVIHEGVCLGTVKGRDLVPSQSLVMSHAMRRDAFPRVEVDRAAALGYLRGDSPVMPSGTPRGFVLLTYQGAPLGMVKNLGSRSNTLYPQPWRIRRM; encoded by the coding sequence ATGCTTCCTGAAAGATTCATTGAAATGCTCCGTGGTCTCCGGCTCGGAGATGCGGCAGATGCTATTGCCGGAGGTGAACCGGAGGTGTCGGTTCGTGTCAATCCGCGAAAGGCTCCTGTGTCGGTCGAAAACGCCTGCGGGCAGGTGCCATGGTGCAGAGAGGGATGGTATCTTTCCGAGCGGCCGTCATTTACTCTTGATCCTCAGTGGCATCAGGGGCGTTACTATGTGCAGGAGGGAGCCTCGATGTTCCATTCCCATGTGGTCCGCTCAGTTATCGGTTCCGATCCCTGTCCCATAACGGTTCTTGACGCCTGTGCCGCACCTGGAGGAAAGACCACGGCAGTGCTTGACGCGTTGCCCGAGGGATCGGTGGTTGTTGCCAATGAGTATGTGCCGTCGCGTGCTGCCGTGCTGCGCGAGAACATTATCAAATGGGGCTATCCCGCCGTCATAGTCACTCGCGGCGACACCGGGCAGTTTGCTCGTATGGGTGAGGTGTTCGACCTCATCATAGGGGATGTCCCATGTTCCGGTGAGGGTATGATGCGCAAAGACTCGGAGGCTGTGGAGCAGTGGAGCCCCGGACTGGTGCGCGAATGTGCCGCACGTCAGTGGGAGATCGTGACCAACCTGTGGGACGCTCTGCGTCCGGGCGGCTTGCTGGTCTACAGCACCTGTACATTCAACCGTGAGGAGAACGAGCTTACTGTCCGCCGCATTCTTGACGAGCTTGGCGGGGAGTCGGTACCTGTGCCTGTCGTAAGTGAGTGGGGCATCACACCCGCAATCCTGGAGGATGGGACGGAGGACAGTGGGATGCATTGTTACAGATTCATCCCCGGGCGAACCCGCGGCGAGGGCCTGTTCGTTTCGGTGATACGCAAGAGCGGGGAGCCGTCATGTATGCGGGCTGTCGTGCCGGAGCGCAGGTCAAAAGTCAAGGGCAAAGCCAAGGGTGCTCCGGCTGTCCCCGCCGAGGCTTCAGGCTGGCTCTCTGACCCCGGTGCATATGCGGTCTACTCCGAGGGTGAACGTGTCAGCGCGTTCCCGTCCGTTCACATGCCGCTGCTCCAGCTCGTCAGGCGTCATGTTGATGTGATCCACGAGGGTGTGTGTCTCGGCACTGTGAAAGGGCGTGATTTGGTGCCATCTCAGTCGCTTGTGATGTCGCATGCCATGCGCAGAGACGCTTTCCCCCGGGTCGAAGTCGATCGCGCCGCAGCCTTGGGCTATCTGCGGGGCGATTCTCCAGTCATGCCGTCAGGCACGCCACGCGGTTTCGTACTGCTCACATATCAGGGGGCACCGCTCGGGATGGTCAAGAATCTCGGCTCCCGCTCCAACACCCTCTACCCTCAGCCCTGGCGCATCAGGCGGATGTGA
- a CDS encoding AI-2E family transporter, which produces MPEAAESRYWTSDRIMHLIIGLAVTFLLIVLIRYLSDVLLPFFVACFVAYLLQPLVELNRRLIRSKGRALASILTIIDVTVVIGLVVYLFLPSVISELDSLGSIIKSVTSGQRQLPQFYRTAVDFIARYFDPHNLIKMLDGSRLQSLMSGGASILEESIGILMNVLSFLLTLVYILFILIDYPQIVRGFKLIVPHRFRQRVMGVVYDVEDSMNHYFRGQGLVALCAMVFYCIGFSLVGLPLAIPMGIIVGILYMIPYFQYVTVIPVAVICFICSLGGEISFISMFGKCLMVYLVSQGVCDYIITPHIMGKEMGLNPAVILLSLSVWGSLLGIIGMIIALPVTAIIMAYYERYISEPAPVSAEDKEKKHIL; this is translated from the coding sequence ATGCCTGAAGCCGCCGAGTCAAGATATTGGACCTCCGATAGGATAATGCATCTTATCATAGGGCTGGCAGTGACATTTCTGCTCATAGTTCTCATACGTTATCTGAGCGATGTCCTTTTACCGTTCTTTGTGGCATGTTTTGTGGCATACCTCTTGCAGCCTCTTGTGGAGCTCAACCGCCGGCTGATACGTAGCAAGGGGCGGGCATTGGCGTCGATACTCACCATCATAGATGTCACAGTGGTGATAGGGCTTGTCGTCTATCTGTTTCTACCCTCGGTGATAAGCGAGCTCGATTCGCTCGGGTCGATAATCAAGAGCGTGACATCGGGACAGAGGCAGCTCCCGCAGTTCTACCGCACAGCCGTCGATTTCATAGCCCGGTACTTTGATCCTCACAATCTTATAAAGATGCTCGACGGTTCGCGTCTACAGTCGCTTATGAGCGGCGGAGCCTCGATACTTGAGGAGTCGATAGGTATTCTTATGAATGTGCTGTCGTTTCTCCTGACCCTTGTCTACATACTTTTCATTCTCATAGACTATCCTCAGATAGTAAGAGGCTTCAAGCTCATTGTGCCTCACAGGTTCCGCCAGAGGGTCATGGGTGTGGTCTACGATGTCGAGGACAGCATGAACCATTATTTTCGCGGTCAGGGGCTTGTGGCATTGTGTGCCATGGTGTTCTATTGCATAGGATTCTCTCTTGTCGGGCTCCCGCTTGCCATCCCCATGGGCATCATAGTCGGTATCCTCTACATGATACCCTATTTCCAGTATGTCACTGTGATCCCGGTGGCTGTGATATGCTTCATCTGTTCGCTCGGAGGCGAGATATCATTTATATCTATGTTCGGCAAGTGCCTTATGGTCTATCTGGTGAGCCAGGGAGTGTGTGACTATATCATCACCCCTCACATCATGGGCAAGGAGATGGGGCTTAACCCGGCGGTGATACTGCTGTCGCTTTCGGTGTGGGGGAGTCTGCTGGGGATTATAGGAATGATAATAGCGTTGCCGGTCACAGCCATAATCATGGCATACTACGAACGCTATATCAGCGAGCCTGCCCCTGTGTCGGCAGAGGATAAGGAGAAGAAGCATATTTTATGA
- a CDS encoding efflux RND transporter periplasmic adaptor subunit, whose amino-acid sequence MKLSCIAIVVGAVALTLSSCSEKKTAAKAQVSYPTQVIDLADRTLKSDFAASVTGCQTVEVRPQIDGMLTRICIREGDPVRKGQVLFEIDPAQFQAAYDIAAANVQSAEASVSTARLVLDSNAELYEEKVISDFELNTAKNELAEANARLKLAKAELEKAATNLSYTQVKSPVSGVASMIPYRVGALVSPSVAQPLVTVSDDGEIYAYFSMSESQMLDMVQQYGSMKKAIEDMPEVEFRMSNGRMYPSKGHIDAVSGTINSSTGALSFRAVFPNPDRILRDGGTGTVIIPTAVKDCIVIPQGATYELQDKVFVYKVIDGKASSSEIKVLSQSNGKEYVVTEGLQPGDVIVSEGAGLIKEGTVINAKTDAK is encoded by the coding sequence ATGAAATTATCTTGCATTGCCATCGTTGTGGGAGCGGTGGCACTAACACTATCATCATGTTCTGAAAAGAAAACAGCCGCGAAGGCTCAGGTGTCTTATCCCACGCAGGTAATAGACCTTGCCGACAGGACTCTTAAAAGTGATTTTGCTGCATCAGTCACAGGCTGCCAGACAGTTGAGGTCCGACCTCAGATTGACGGAATGCTCACCAGGATATGCATCCGTGAGGGTGATCCTGTGCGCAAAGGCCAGGTGCTGTTCGAGATTGACCCCGCGCAGTTCCAGGCGGCGTATGATATCGCGGCAGCCAATGTGCAGAGTGCCGAGGCTTCAGTCTCCACCGCCCGGCTGGTACTTGACAGCAATGCCGAGCTTTATGAGGAGAAGGTGATATCCGACTTCGAGCTAAATACTGCCAAAAATGAGCTTGCCGAGGCAAATGCAAGGCTTAAGCTCGCCAAAGCTGAGCTTGAGAAAGCGGCTACCAATCTGTCCTACACACAGGTGAAATCGCCTGTGAGCGGTGTGGCGAGCATGATACCCTACCGTGTGGGCGCGCTTGTCAGCCCGAGTGTGGCGCAGCCGTTGGTGACGGTGAGCGATGACGGAGAGATATACGCCTACTTCTCTATGTCAGAGAGCCAGATGCTCGACATGGTGCAGCAGTACGGTTCCATGAAGAAGGCTATCGAGGATATGCCCGAGGTGGAATTCCGTATGAGCAACGGCCGGATGTATCCGTCAAAAGGGCATATCGATGCGGTGAGCGGCACTATCAACAGTTCTACCGGAGCGTTGAGCTTCCGTGCCGTATTCCCTAACCCTGACCGCATATTGCGTGACGGAGGCACCGGCACCGTGATAATCCCCACAGCCGTGAAGGATTGCATAGTCATACCCCAGGGTGCCACCTATGAGCTTCAGGACAAGGTGTTTGTCTATAAGGTTATCGACGGCAAGGCATCATCCTCCGAGATAAAGGTGCTTTCGCAGAGCAATGGCAAGGAATATGTGGTGACCGAAGGGCTTCAGCCCGGTGACGTCATAGTGTCGGAAGGTGCAGGACTCATAAAGGAGGGGACAGTGATTAACGCTAAAACGGATGCGAAATGA
- a CDS encoding efflux RND transporter permease subunit gives MTIKTFIDRPILSCVISVAIVLLGLISLLGLPVEQFPEIAPPTVSVRANYAGANAETVQKSVVVPIEEAINGVEDMIYMVSSATNTGSASIQVYFKQGTDGDMAMVNVQNRLASAQGLLPAEVTRSGVSVRKRQTSRIKTLALYSPDGTFDQKFLSNYMKINIEPRLSRIAGVGEVDIHGADYSLRVWLDPGKMAQYGLMPSDIRRVLEEQNLESPTGTLGAESDNTFRYTLKYRGRYENESDFENLVIRAQPDGSVLKLKDVAEIELGARSYEYLGAVNGKPGTTCMISQTAGSNANEIIDAIDKEVDNIRQSLPKGMVMVDLMSTKDFLDASIDNVIKTLVEAIFLVVLVVYIFLQSFRATIIPTLSIVVSLIGTFIFLNVAGFSLNLITLFALVLVIGTVVDDAIVVVEAVQAKFDEGVKSAYDATVEGMSGITAALLTTTVVFMAVFIPVSFMGGTTGTFYTQFGLTMAVAVGISLLSAMTLSPALCALFMTPHDSDGKSFSSRFHVAFDAGFGRLVGKYSSGVRFMISRRWLTALLILLAGGSLYYMMMTTKTGLVPQEDMGSINIDVMTPPGTNLDETMRIMKEIDRRIEDIPQLMVYSRTAGMGMMSGTGSSSGMFNVRLKNWDERTADGDDIDSVIDEIYRRTSDITGARIIVFTRGMIPGYGASNGFEIHVQDQKGGTIEDLHHITRQVIGALNNRPEIARATTSFDTKYPQYLVEVDASAALRNGVQPGDVLEALSGYIGGSYASNINRFSKLYRVMVQAAPEFRLDTKSLSNIFVRNSSGEMTPINQYLKLTRVYGAQSLSRFNLFSSIQVNGTPASGYSSGEAIEAVREVCAELLPAGYGYEFGGMSREEASSAGSTVFIFVVCVVFIYLILCALYESIFIPWAVLLSVPFGLMGSFLFARMFGLENNIYLQIGLLMLIGLLAKTAILMTEYASERRRAGMSIVDAVTSAARARLRPILMTSLSMIFGMIPLVFASGVGANGNISIGVGTVGGMLIGTVALLFIVPVLFIVFQTIEERVMPKRIKK, from the coding sequence ATGACGATAAAGACTTTTATTGACCGTCCCATCCTCTCGTGCGTGATCTCTGTCGCGATAGTGCTGTTGGGGCTTATATCCCTGCTGGGGCTTCCGGTGGAACAGTTCCCCGAGATTGCGCCACCTACGGTGAGTGTGAGGGCGAACTATGCCGGAGCCAATGCCGAGACCGTTCAGAAGAGTGTGGTGGTTCCCATCGAGGAGGCCATAAACGGCGTGGAGGATATGATATATATGGTGTCGTCGGCTACTAACACCGGTTCGGCGAGCATACAGGTCTACTTCAAGCAGGGCACCGATGGCGACATGGCTATGGTGAATGTGCAGAACCGCCTTGCATCCGCCCAGGGGCTTCTCCCTGCCGAGGTGACGCGCAGCGGTGTGAGTGTGCGCAAGCGTCAGACCTCGCGCATCAAGACACTCGCCCTCTACAGCCCCGACGGTACTTTCGACCAGAAGTTCCTCTCCAACTACATGAAGATAAACATCGAGCCGCGTCTGTCGCGTATCGCCGGAGTGGGCGAAGTGGATATCCACGGTGCCGACTACTCACTGCGCGTGTGGCTCGATCCCGGCAAGATGGCCCAGTACGGGCTCATGCCTTCCGATATACGCCGGGTGCTTGAGGAGCAGAACCTCGAATCGCCCACAGGCACACTTGGCGCGGAGTCCGACAACACTTTCCGCTACACGCTCAAGTACCGTGGAAGATATGAGAACGAGAGTGATTTCGAGAATCTTGTCATAAGGGCCCAGCCTGACGGATCGGTGCTCAAACTAAAGGATGTGGCTGAGATAGAGCTCGGTGCAAGGTCCTATGAATACCTCGGAGCAGTCAACGGCAAGCCCGGCACTACATGTATGATATCCCAGACAGCCGGCTCCAACGCCAATGAGATAATCGATGCTATCGACAAGGAGGTGGACAATATCCGCCAGTCCCTCCCCAAAGGGATGGTGATGGTCGATCTCATGAGCACCAAGGATTTTCTTGACGCTTCGATCGACAATGTGATCAAGACTCTTGTCGAGGCGATATTTCTCGTGGTGCTTGTGGTGTACATATTCCTTCAGAGCTTCAGGGCCACCATTATCCCCACATTGTCGATAGTGGTGTCGCTCATCGGTACGTTCATATTCCTGAATGTGGCTGGGTTCAGCCTCAATCTCATCACGCTCTTTGCCCTTGTGCTTGTGATAGGCACGGTGGTCGACGATGCCATAGTGGTGGTGGAGGCGGTGCAGGCTAAGTTCGACGAAGGGGTCAAGTCGGCATACGATGCCACGGTCGAAGGCATGAGTGGTATCACCGCGGCTCTGCTCACCACCACTGTGGTGTTTATGGCGGTGTTCATCCCTGTGAGCTTTATGGGCGGCACCACCGGTACGTTCTACACTCAGTTCGGCTTGACTATGGCTGTCGCTGTAGGTATCTCGTTGCTTTCGGCAATGACGTTGAGCCCCGCTCTGTGTGCATTGTTCATGACCCCTCACGACTCTGACGGCAAGAGCTTCTCTTCGCGCTTCCATGTGGCTTTCGATGCCGGATTCGGACGGCTTGTCGGCAAGTACTCTTCCGGTGTGAGATTCATGATTTCGCGCCGTTGGCTCACCGCGCTGCTCATACTGCTCGCCGGCGGCAGTCTCTATTACATGATGATGACCACCAAGACCGGTCTTGTGCCTCAGGAGGACATGGGCTCCATCAATATTGATGTCATGACCCCTCCCGGCACTAATCTTGACGAGACCATGAGGATCATGAAGGAGATCGACCGCCGCATTGAGGACATACCTCAGCTGATGGTCTATTCACGTACAGCCGGCATGGGCATGATGAGCGGCACCGGATCATCGAGCGGCATGTTTAATGTGAGGCTCAAGAACTGGGACGAGCGCACAGCCGATGGCGACGACATAGATTCGGTGATCGATGAGATATACCGCCGCACATCCGACATCACCGGGGCGCGTATCATAGTGTTCACCCGGGGCATGATTCCCGGCTACGGTGCGAGCAACGGTTTCGAGATACATGTGCAGGACCAGAAAGGCGGCACCATCGAGGACCTTCACCATATCACCCGACAGGTGATCGGGGCTCTTAACAACCGCCCTGAGATAGCGCGCGCCACAACATCCTTTGACACAAAGTACCCTCAGTATCTTGTTGAGGTGGATGCCTCAGCCGCCCTGCGCAACGGTGTTCAGCCGGGCGATGTCCTTGAGGCTTTGTCAGGATACATCGGAGGCTCCTATGCATCCAACATCAACCGGTTCTCCAAGCTCTACAGGGTGATGGTGCAGGCTGCGCCTGAGTTCCGTCTCGACACCAAGTCGCTCTCCAATATATTTGTGCGCAACTCCTCAGGCGAGATGACACCGATAAATCAGTATCTTAAGCTGACGCGTGTATATGGCGCGCAGTCGCTATCGCGTTTCAATCTGTTCTCCTCCATTCAGGTCAACGGCACCCCTGCGAGCGGCTATAGCTCCGGCGAGGCTATCGAGGCTGTGCGTGAGGTGTGTGCCGAACTGCTTCCTGCGGGATATGGCTACGAGTTCGGAGGCATGAGCCGTGAGGAGGCATCGTCGGCAGGTTCCACGGTGTTCATCTTTGTGGTGTGTGTGGTATTTATATACCTCATACTCTGTGCCCTTTACGAGAGCATTTTCATCCCCTGGGCTGTGCTTCTGTCAGTGCCTTTCGGATTGATGGGGAGCTTCCTTTTTGCGAGGATGTTCGGGCTGGAGAACAACATATACCTTCAGATCGGACTCCTGATGCTGATAGGATTGCTCGCCAAGACCGCTATTCTTATGACAGAGTATGCCTCCGAACGCCGTCGGGCGGGGATGTCGATAGTCGATGCCGTCACTTCCGCGGCACGGGCTCGTCTGCGCCCCATACTCATGACTTCGCTCTCGATGATATTCGGTATGATACCCCTCGTGTTCGCATCCGGTGTGGGTGCCAACGGCAATATATCTATCGGTGTGGGTACTGTGGGCGGTATGCTCATAGGCACTGTCGCGCTCCTGTTTATTGTGCCGGTGCTGTTCATCGTGTTCCAGACCATCGAAGAACGTGTAATGCCTAAAAGAATCAAGAAATGA